In a genomic window of Myxococcales bacterium:
- a CDS encoding helix-turn-helix transcriptional regulator, with the protein MNRDRRIKPRKGPTTRAGADIIAAVVDAAARVLEDGGLDAFTTNRVAELAGVSIGSLYQYFPNKDALLAELARRMERHTEALAVEILLTSGAAPLAAVGARLIDALLGELGGIRLRQAIRRSVPPSWTAPVSADVDRNVRREVAAAMTSRADVRAGPHGLMAWIVVHAIEQVIEVAVVHEPELLAAPGFRAELIELVVRYLGRAAPAPDA; encoded by the coding sequence GTGAACCGCGACCGCCGCATCAAGCCACGCAAGGGGCCGACGACCCGCGCGGGCGCCGACATCATCGCGGCGGTCGTCGACGCCGCCGCCCGGGTCCTCGAGGACGGCGGGCTCGACGCGTTCACCACCAACCGAGTCGCCGAGCTGGCGGGCGTCAGCATCGGGTCGCTCTATCAGTACTTCCCGAACAAGGACGCGCTGCTCGCCGAGCTGGCCCGCCGGATGGAGCGCCACACCGAGGCGCTGGCCGTCGAGATCCTGCTCACCTCCGGCGCCGCCCCGCTCGCCGCCGTCGGCGCGCGGCTCATCGACGCGCTGCTCGGTGAGCTCGGCGGCATCCGGCTCCGCCAGGCCATCCGCCGCTCGGTGCCCCCGAGCTGGACCGCGCCGGTCAGCGCCGACGTCGATCGCAACGTCCGACGCGAGGTCGCGGCGGCGATGACGAGCCGCGCCGATGTCCGCGCCGGGCCGCACGGGCTGATGGCCTGGATCGTGGTCCACGCGATCGAGCAGGTGATCGAGGTCGCGGTGGTGCACGAGCCCGAGTTGCTGGCCGCGCCCGGGTTCCGCGCCGAGCTCATCGAGCTCGTCGTGCGCTACCTCGGGCGAGCAGCGCCTGCACCCGACGCTTGA
- a CDS encoding FKBP-type peptidyl-prolyl cis-trans isomerase, whose translation MSTARAVTITALALALALAGCQRKRAPAQGAAAAGPVDAGAAPGPGPRTQVKPPLPLTPPADAERVSGVTEAPAAVVLIKRLQPGTGARPGRNDTAMLEFTGWRPNGDTFITTTARKRALPKSLALMAPGFAAAVQTMQIGERAMVWVPAELSYPGKAEGTPEATIYEIELVGFEPAPTTPPDLTAPPPTAVATASGLRSLVVRPGKGTTHPRPFDQVTYHYSAWDATGRLFDSSEVRKRPNTTIGFREWRGIEEALTLMVLGERRRVWLPAALADQTLPGLPPGTLCFELDLTDLKPLAPPPPPPSLAELAAPPADARTTAHGVRYKTIKAGAGAARPTATDRVAVHFSGWTLDGRLFDSSVPLGVPVDAPVAKFIPGWVDVLQTMAVGERTRAWLPVELAFNHEPGRPAGPVVFDLELVAIAPPPTAPTAPPPPKAQLVPPTAPTAPTAPTAPPPPKGPLGPKGPLVPPVGPTK comes from the coding sequence GTGAGCACGGCCCGCGCCGTCACGATCACAGCGCTGGCGCTGGCCCTGGCGCTGGCCGGGTGCCAGCGCAAGCGCGCGCCGGCCCAGGGCGCGGCCGCCGCCGGCCCCGTCGACGCGGGCGCCGCGCCCGGCCCCGGGCCCCGGACGCAGGTCAAGCCGCCGCTGCCGCTGACGCCGCCGGCCGACGCCGAGCGCGTGAGCGGCGTCACCGAGGCGCCGGCCGCGGTCGTGCTGATCAAGCGCCTGCAGCCCGGCACCGGCGCCCGCCCCGGCCGCAACGACACCGCGATGCTCGAGTTCACCGGCTGGCGTCCCAACGGCGACACCTTCATCACCACGACCGCCCGCAAGCGCGCCCTGCCCAAGAGCCTGGCGCTGATGGCGCCGGGGTTCGCCGCCGCGGTGCAGACGATGCAGATCGGCGAGCGCGCGATGGTGTGGGTGCCGGCGGAGCTGAGCTACCCCGGCAAGGCCGAGGGCACGCCCGAGGCCACGATCTACGAGATCGAGCTGGTCGGCTTCGAGCCGGCGCCGACGACGCCGCCCGACCTGACCGCGCCGCCGCCGACGGCGGTCGCGACCGCCTCGGGCCTGCGCTCGCTGGTCGTGCGGCCCGGCAAGGGCACCACGCACCCGCGCCCGTTCGATCAGGTGACGTACCACTACAGCGCCTGGGACGCGACCGGCCGACTGTTCGACTCGTCCGAGGTGCGCAAGCGCCCGAACACGACGATCGGCTTCCGCGAGTGGCGCGGCATCGAGGAGGCGCTGACGCTGATGGTGCTCGGCGAGCGACGGCGGGTGTGGCTGCCGGCGGCGCTGGCCGATCAGACCCTGCCGGGCCTGCCGCCCGGCACGCTGTGCTTCGAGCTCGACCTGACCGACCTCAAGCCGCTGGCGCCGCCGCCGCCGCCGCCGTCGCTGGCCGAGCTGGCCGCGCCGCCGGCCGACGCCCGCACGACCGCCCACGGCGTCCGCTACAAGACGATCAAGGCCGGCGCCGGCGCCGCGCGGCCCACGGCGACCGATCGGGTCGCGGTGCACTTCAGCGGCTGGACCCTCGACGGCCGGCTGTTCGACAGCTCGGTCCCGCTGGGCGTGCCGGTCGACGCGCCGGTCGCGAAGTTCATCCCCGGCTGGGTCGACGTGCTCCAGACCATGGCGGTCGGCGAGCGGACGCGCGCGTGGCTGCCGGTCGAGCTGGCGTTCAACCACGAGCCCGGCCGCCCCGCCGGCCCGGTGGTGTTCGACCTCGAGCTGGTGGCGATCGCGCCGCCGCCGACCGCGCCGACCGCGCCGCCGCCGCCGAAGGCGCAGCTGGTGCCGCCGACCGCGCCGACCGCGCCGACCGCGCCGACCGCGCCGCCGCCGCCGAAGGGGCCGCTGGGGCCGAAGGGGCCGCTGGTGCCGCCGGTCGGACCGACCAAGTGA
- a CDS encoding response regulator encodes MTRHEDGIVESVVVGTTSGLTAVDRARSGSAGAVRVVIVAAAGSAIEHVVATIGYRALVCAPTDEDVVAQVERMAPHVVLLDATATAAAAVMVRLVEQRVHPPIIAIERGPGARVDGDRWLAAGADDHLTIEQLNPAIVRRTIESAIARGRARELRARVGELDRLGAIATLAAGVAHEVNNPAAYVLMNLTTCREHVDDLRRDLGDEAAADGTPARIGAVLDEMTEMLDDNIRGLERIVAIVGALRAFARPDPDQIEPVDLVEVCREAHALVVSQLRHRARVALELAPVPAIDADPRKLAQVVINLLVNAADAIPAGEPDHEIALRVGARDGWVELAVADTGRTLSPEQHARVFEPFYAGRVGGAGGLGLATVRSVVERLGGKVVVISGPATGTEFVVRLPVRTGPAPVATTAVAVSSARRARVLIIDDEDALTRAMRRQLRGHHDVTIENDATAAMARLLREDHDVILCDVMMPGTDGLGFLEALRRARPELVRRLVLMTAGIADPIRELVLARGGQLIDKPIPLDALLDLIATVQRRA; translated from the coding sequence ATGACCAGGCACGAGGACGGCATCGTCGAGTCGGTCGTGGTCGGCACCACCAGCGGGCTGACCGCGGTCGACCGCGCGCGCAGCGGCAGCGCCGGCGCGGTCCGGGTCGTGATCGTCGCGGCGGCTGGCAGCGCGATCGAGCACGTCGTCGCCACGATCGGGTACCGCGCGCTGGTGTGCGCGCCGACCGACGAGGACGTCGTGGCGCAGGTCGAGCGCATGGCGCCGCACGTCGTCCTGCTCGACGCGACCGCGACCGCCGCGGCCGCGGTGATGGTGCGGCTGGTCGAGCAGCGCGTCCACCCGCCGATCATCGCGATCGAGCGCGGCCCGGGGGCGCGCGTCGACGGCGATCGCTGGCTGGCCGCGGGCGCCGACGACCACCTGACGATCGAGCAGCTCAACCCGGCGATCGTGCGGCGCACGATCGAGTCGGCCATCGCCCGGGGCCGCGCGCGCGAGCTGCGGGCCCGGGTCGGCGAGCTCGACCGGCTCGGCGCGATCGCGACGCTCGCGGCCGGGGTGGCGCACGAGGTGAACAACCCCGCCGCCTACGTGCTGATGAACCTGACGACCTGCCGCGAGCACGTCGACGATCTCCGCCGCGACCTCGGCGACGAGGCCGCGGCCGACGGCACGCCCGCGCGGATCGGCGCGGTCCTCGACGAGATGACCGAGATGCTCGACGACAACATCCGCGGGCTCGAGCGGATCGTCGCGATCGTCGGCGCGCTGCGCGCGTTCGCGCGGCCCGATCCCGATCAGATCGAGCCGGTCGATCTGGTCGAGGTCTGCCGCGAGGCCCACGCGCTGGTGGTGAGCCAGCTCCGCCACCGCGCCCGGGTGGCGCTCGAGCTGGCGCCGGTGCCGGCGATCGACGCCGATCCGCGCAAGCTGGCGCAGGTCGTGATCAACCTGCTGGTCAACGCCGCCGACGCGATCCCGGCCGGCGAGCCCGACCACGAGATCGCGCTGCGGGTCGGCGCGCGCGACGGCTGGGTCGAGCTGGCCGTGGCCGACACCGGCCGGACGCTGTCGCCCGAGCAGCACGCGCGGGTGTTCGAGCCGTTCTACGCCGGCCGCGTCGGCGGCGCCGGGGGCCTGGGCCTGGCGACGGTGCGGTCGGTGGTCGAGCGGCTCGGCGGCAAGGTCGTCGTGATCAGCGGTCCCGCGACTGGCACCGAGTTCGTCGTCCGGCTGCCGGTGCGGACCGGGCCGGCCCCGGTCGCCACCACGGCGGTGGCCGTGTCGTCGGCGCGGCGCGCGCGGGTGCTGATCATCGATGACGAGGACGCGCTGACGCGGGCGATGCGGCGACAGCTGCGCGGCCACCACGACGTGACGATCGAGAACGACGCGACCGCGGCCATGGCGCGGCTGCTGCGCGAGGACCACGACGTGATCCTGTGCGACGTCATGATGCCGGGCACCGACGGGCTCGGCTTCCTCGAGGCGCTGCGGCGCGCGCGGCCCGAGCTGGTGCGTCGGCTGGTGCTGATGACCGCCGGCATCGCCGACCCGATCCGCGAGCTGGTGCTCGCGCGCGGCGGGCAGCTGATCGACAAGCCGATCCCGCTCGACGCGCTGCTGGACTTGATCGCGACCGTCCAGCGGCGCGCCTGA
- a CDS encoding aminoglycoside phosphotransferase family protein codes for MTPLTGGLINATFAVRRGGAPIAVVQRLHPIFAGEVNLDLEHVTAHLAAGGLATPRLIRTATDGAAWLTDAELTWRALTWVDGVAHHAVPSLAVAEAGGELVGRFHRAVAELEHDYAFARAGVHDTAAHLARLRAHLDRAAALPAAGDEAVGLGHDVLAAATALPPMPDLPRRHTHGDLKISNLLFTPAAPARGVCLVDLDTLGLQTMAFELGDAMRSWCNPRGEDAGAVGFDLAIFAAAVGAWRDVVGARVTAAERASVVVGLETVCVELAARFTTDAFEDRYFGWDPALFPSRRAHNLVRARGQLDLAHAVRAARTDALAVVAG; via the coding sequence ATCACGCCGCTGACCGGCGGCCTGATCAACGCCACCTTCGCGGTGCGCCGGGGCGGCGCGCCGATCGCGGTGGTGCAGCGGCTGCATCCGATCTTCGCCGGCGAGGTCAACCTCGATCTCGAGCACGTCACCGCGCACCTGGCCGCGGGCGGGCTGGCCACGCCGCGGCTGATCCGCACTGCCACTGACGGCGCGGCCTGGCTGACCGACGCCGAGCTCACCTGGCGCGCGCTGACCTGGGTCGACGGCGTCGCGCACCACGCGGTGCCGTCGCTGGCGGTGGCGGAGGCCGGCGGCGAGCTGGTCGGGCGCTTCCACCGCGCGGTCGCCGAGCTCGAGCACGACTACGCGTTCGCGCGCGCCGGCGTCCACGACACCGCCGCGCACCTCGCGCGGCTGCGCGCCCACCTCGATCGCGCCGCCGCGCTCCCGGCGGCCGGCGACGAGGCCGTCGGGCTCGGCCACGACGTGCTGGCGGCGGCGACCGCGCTGCCGCCGATGCCCGATCTGCCGCGGCGCCACACCCACGGCGATCTCAAGATCTCCAACCTGCTGTTCACGCCGGCCGCGCCCGCGCGCGGCGTGTGCCTGGTCGACCTCGACACCCTCGGCCTGCAGACGATGGCGTTCGAGCTGGGCGACGCGATGCGGTCGTGGTGCAACCCGCGCGGCGAGGACGCCGGCGCGGTCGGGTTCGACCTGGCGATCTTCGCCGCGGCGGTCGGGGCGTGGCGCGACGTCGTCGGCGCGCGCGTGACCGCGGCCGAGCGCGCCAGCGTCGTCGTCGGGCTCGAGACCGTGTGCGTCGAGCTGGCCGCGCGGTTCACGACCGACGCGTTCGAGGATCGCTACTTCGGCTGGGATCCGGCGCTGTTCCCGTCGCGGCGGGCGCACAACCTGGTGCGCGCCCGGGGCCAGCTGGACCTGGCCCACGCGGTGCGAGCGGCCCGGACCGACGCGCTGGCCGTCGTCGCGGGGTAG
- a CDS encoding DUF4215 domain-containing protein, producing MVYPDNRADPWYQLYHGDVVPLYCTDFERNPLAEGWRVGGDAAEVWQWGGPGGSLGVGDPGAAFSGTRIIGTGLSFVDATYRADATMWIETPTIDVGTYSDVHLQYRRWLNVEDGFYDQATIEVNGEQAWVNLSSQGNSSHTTHHEDKAWLFQDVPLSSRIFDGTVTVRWQLDTDAGFELGGWNVDDVCIVANPRAVCGDGVRTSTEQCDDGAANGDGPGQCRTTCRRASCGDGVVDDGEQCDDGNDDELDGCSDVCTVIEPRATEVNGTCAAGGGGGGGAGGLALALAALVARRRRAR from the coding sequence ATGGTCTACCCCGACAACCGCGCCGACCCCTGGTACCAGCTCTACCACGGCGACGTCGTGCCGCTGTACTGCACCGACTTCGAGCGCAACCCGCTGGCCGAGGGCTGGCGGGTCGGCGGCGACGCCGCCGAGGTCTGGCAGTGGGGCGGCCCGGGCGGCAGCCTCGGCGTCGGCGATCCCGGCGCCGCGTTCTCGGGCACCCGGATCATCGGCACCGGGCTGTCGTTCGTCGACGCCACCTACCGCGCCGACGCGACGATGTGGATCGAGACGCCCACGATCGACGTCGGCACCTACTCCGACGTCCACCTGCAGTACCGGCGCTGGCTCAACGTCGAGGACGGCTTCTACGACCAGGCCACGATCGAGGTCAACGGCGAGCAGGCCTGGGTCAACCTGTCGTCGCAGGGCAACTCCAGCCACACCACCCACCACGAGGACAAGGCCTGGCTGTTCCAGGACGTGCCGCTGAGCTCGCGCATCTTCGACGGCACCGTCACCGTCCGCTGGCAGCTCGACACCGACGCCGGCTTCGAGCTGGGCGGCTGGAACGTCGACGACGTGTGCATCGTCGCCAACCCGCGCGCGGTGTGCGGCGACGGCGTCCGGACCTCGACCGAGCAGTGCGACGACGGCGCCGCCAACGGCGACGGCCCGGGCCAGTGTCGGACGACCTGCCGCCGCGCCAGCTGCGGCGACGGCGTCGTCGACGACGGCGAGCAGTGCGACGACGGCAACGACGACGAGCTCGACGGCTGCTCCGACGTCTGCACGGTGATCGAGCCGCGCGCGACCGAGGTCAACGGCACCTGCGCCGCGGGCGGTGGCGGCGGCGGTGGCGCTGGCGGGCTGGCGCTGGCGCTGGCGGCGCTGGTGGCGCGCCGCCGACGCGCGCGCTGA
- the pepQ gene encoding Xaa-Pro dipeptidase: MLDLTTPYRDHLATLTAAYHRVLADHHLDAIVLASGQAAPRCRFDDQSWPIAITPAFAHWLPLPEPDAFVVITAADRPRLIRVVTGDFWESTPTAESALFWDHFSVIEVPDLAAAAAALPRGRVALIGDRAPALDGVAANPPEVVAALEALRTRKSAYEIACLAEATERAVRGHRHVERLFAEHEVSELTCHLAYLAASAQSETDTPYQNIVARGPHAAVLHHTRYDKRAPGDGAAGSLTPDGLLVDAGARYLGYASDITRTWARGTTADAALFAGLVGAVDRLQQQLCAELRVGDAYEALHDRAHALLADALIELGIGRGGADALVERGVTRALFPHGLGHSLGLQVHDVGMRLRPPRPDNRFLRNTSVIEADQVFTIEPGCYIIDALVEPLRADDRRDLLDWDAVAALRPFGGVRIEDNVVVTATGARNLTRAAWSAA; the protein is encoded by the coding sequence ATGCTCGACCTCACCACGCCCTATCGCGATCACCTCGCGACCCTCACCGCGGCCTACCACCGCGTCCTCGCCGACCATCACCTCGACGCGATCGTGCTGGCGTCCGGTCAGGCCGCCCCGCGATGTCGGTTCGACGACCAGTCCTGGCCGATCGCGATCACGCCGGCGTTCGCGCACTGGCTGCCGTTGCCCGAGCCCGACGCGTTCGTGGTGATCACCGCGGCCGACCGGCCGCGCCTGATCCGGGTGGTCACCGGCGACTTCTGGGAGTCGACGCCGACCGCCGAGTCAGCGTTGTTCTGGGATCATTTTTCGGTGATCGAGGTCCCGGACCTGGCCGCGGCCGCCGCCGCGCTGCCGCGGGGCCGGGTCGCGCTGATCGGCGACCGCGCGCCCGCGCTCGACGGCGTCGCGGCCAACCCGCCCGAGGTCGTCGCCGCGCTCGAGGCGCTGCGCACGCGCAAGTCGGCGTACGAGATCGCGTGCCTGGCCGAGGCGACCGAGCGCGCGGTGCGCGGCCACCGCCACGTCGAGCGGCTGTTCGCCGAGCACGAGGTCAGCGAGCTGACGTGCCACCTGGCCTACCTGGCCGCGAGCGCGCAGTCCGAGACCGACACGCCGTACCAGAACATCGTCGCGCGCGGTCCCCACGCCGCGGTGCTGCACCACACCCGGTACGACAAGCGCGCCCCCGGCGACGGCGCCGCCGGGTCGCTCACGCCCGACGGGCTGCTGGTCGACGCCGGCGCCCGCTACCTCGGCTACGCGTCCGACATCACCCGCACCTGGGCCCGCGGCACCACCGCCGACGCCGCGCTGTTCGCCGGGCTGGTCGGCGCGGTCGACCGCCTGCAGCAGCAGCTCTGCGCCGAGCTCCGCGTCGGCGACGCCTACGAGGCGTTGCACGACCGCGCCCACGCGCTCCTGGCCGACGCGCTGATCGAGCTCGGCATCGGCCGCGGCGGCGCCGACGCGCTGGTCGAGCGCGGCGTCACGCGCGCGCTGTTCCCGCACGGCCTGGGCCACTCGCTCGGCCTGCAGGTGCACGACGTCGGCATGAGGCTGCGCCCGCCGCGTCCCGACAACCGCTTCCTGCGCAACACCAGCGTGATCGAGGCCGACCAGGTGTTCACGATCGAGCCCGGCTGCTACATCATCGACGCGCTGGTCGAGCCGCTGCGCGCCGACGACCGCCGCGACCTGCTCGACTGGGACGCCGTCGCCGCGCTCCGGCCGTTCGGCGGCGTCCGCATCGAGGACAACGTCGTCGTCACCGCGACCGGCGCCCGCAACCTGACCCGCGCCGCGTGGAGCGCCGCGTGA